In Flavobacterium sp. CBA20B-1, one DNA window encodes the following:
- a CDS encoding 3-phosphoshikimate 1-carboxyvinyltransferase: MYNLLLHKSEFISNREIIISGSKSETNRLLLLQALYPNLKIENASNSDDSEVMKNALQAVGTSNEINVHHAGTAMRFLTAYFAIQEGVEVVLSGSSRMHQRPIKILVEALKQLGCDISYLKDDGFPPLQIIGRKIHSNKVLIDANVSSQYITSLMLIGASLPNGLEIALKGTVTSIPYIKMTLSVLQALGIKASFHDNIIKIPFTEKLAKDTFTVESDWSSASYFYSFIALSKTDTQITLGYFKQHSLQGDANLAEIYQKFGVQTTFEDQKMILTKIENPSIKHIKLHLNDAPDIAQTIIVTCLGLGITCDLTGLHTLKIKETDRLQALKNELTKFGAEVFISVDTIQLTNSITFQNHCIAIETYQDHRMAMAFAPLALKQSLEIKNAEVVSKSYPDFWSDIKSCLKG; the protein is encoded by the coding sequence ATGTACAACCTCTTGCTCCATAAAAGTGAATTTATAAGTAATCGGGAAATCATCATTTCGGGTTCTAAATCCGAAACCAATAGATTGCTTTTGCTTCAAGCATTGTATCCAAATCTAAAAATTGAAAATGCATCCAATTCAGACGATTCAGAAGTAATGAAAAATGCTTTGCAGGCAGTTGGAACATCAAACGAAATCAATGTGCATCATGCCGGTACAGCCATGCGCTTTTTAACAGCCTATTTTGCAATTCAAGAAGGGGTAGAAGTAGTGCTTTCAGGATCAAGCAGAATGCACCAACGGCCAATTAAAATTTTGGTCGAAGCCCTTAAACAGTTAGGATGCGATATTTCCTATTTAAAAGATGACGGTTTTCCGCCCTTACAAATAATCGGCAGAAAAATTCATAGCAATAAAGTTTTAATTGATGCCAATGTAAGCAGCCAATACATTACCTCGCTAATGCTGATTGGGGCAAGTTTACCAAACGGACTCGAAATAGCATTAAAAGGCACTGTTACGTCTATTCCGTATATAAAAATGACACTTTCGGTGTTGCAAGCATTAGGAATTAAAGCATCATTTCACGATAATATCATAAAAATTCCATTTACCGAAAAACTTGCAAAAGATACGTTTACGGTAGAATCAGATTGGTCTTCGGCATCGTATTTTTATAGTTTTATTGCCTTATCAAAAACCGATACGCAAATTACATTGGGATATTTCAAGCAGCACAGTTTGCAAGGCGATGCCAATTTGGCTGAAATCTATCAAAAATTTGGAGTTCAGACCACATTTGAAGACCAAAAGATGATCCTTACAAAAATTGAAAATCCATCCATAAAACATATAAAACTGCATTTGAATGATGCACCCGATATTGCCCAAACCATCATTGTAACTTGCTTGGGATTAGGTATTACCTGCGATTTAACAGGTTTACATACCCTAAAAATCAAGGAAACCGATCGATTGCAAGCGTTGAAAAACGAGTTAACGAAATTCGGTGCAGAAGTTTTCATTTCTGTTGATACCATTCAGTTAACGAATTCTATAACTTTTCAAAATCATTGTATCGCTATAGAAACCTATCAAGACCACCGCATGGCAATGGCATTTGCACCATTAGCTTTAAAACAATCTTTAGAAATTAAAAATGCCGAAGTTGTTTCAAAATCATATCCCGATTTTTGGAGCGATATTAAGAGTTGTTTAAAAGGTTGA
- the dtd gene encoding D-aminoacyl-tRNA deacylase, with amino-acid sequence MRAVIQRVSQASVTINNEKVANIGLGLLILVGIEDADTQDDIDWLTAKIAQLRIFNDENEVMNKSVKDVNGDIIVVSQFTLHASTKKGNRPSYLKASKPPIAIPLYEAFIKSIEKSVGKKVQTGQFGADMKVSLINDGPVTIIIDTKNKE; translated from the coding sequence ATGAGAGCAGTAATTCAAAGAGTTTCGCAAGCTTCGGTAACCATAAACAATGAAAAAGTAGCCAATATTGGTTTAGGATTATTGATTTTAGTCGGAATTGAAGATGCCGATACGCAAGATGATATTGATTGGTTAACTGCAAAAATTGCCCAACTACGTATTTTTAACGATGAAAATGAAGTAATGAATAAATCGGTTAAAGATGTAAATGGAGATATCATTGTCGTAAGTCAGTTTACCTTGCATGCATCAACCAAAAAAGGCAACCGACCTTCTTATCTTAAAGCATCAAAACCACCTATCGCCATTCCGTTATACGAAGCTTTTATTAAATCGATTGAAAAATCAGTAGGAAAAAAGGTTCAAACCGGACAATTTGGTGCAGATATGAAAGTAAGCCTTATAAACGATGGACCTGTTACCATAATCATTGATACCAAGAATAAAGAATAA
- a CDS encoding nucleotide pyrophosphohydrolase, translated as MNIKNAQLEVDNWIKEHGVRYFNELTNMAQLTEEVGEVARIIARRYGEQSEKESDKNKDLGEELADVVFVVLCLANQTGVNLQEAFDKKMDLKTNRDHDRHHNNQKLK; from the coding sequence ATGAACATTAAAAACGCACAACTCGAAGTTGACAATTGGATAAAAGAACACGGTGTTCGTTATTTCAACGAACTAACAAATATGGCACAACTTACAGAAGAAGTAGGAGAGGTAGCCCGAATTATTGCCCGCAGATATGGCGAACAATCTGAAAAAGAAAGCGATAAAAACAAAGATTTAGGCGAAGAATTGGCTGATGTGGTTTTTGTAGTGTTGTGTTTGGCAAATCAAACGGGTGTAAACTTGCAGGAAGCTTTCGATAAAAAAATGGATTTAAAAACCAACCGCGACCACGACCGTCATCACAACAATCAAAAGCTAAAATAA
- a CDS encoding IS982 family transposase — translation MSNLEASYKLILKELRKISEKENLYFKPIKPKLSDIELISLIILSEFKSIDSEHQLFREIKGFEIESKIERSVYNRRKRKLFPFIEEIRMKMVKKFNEFENYFVVDSMPLEVCKITRSSRSKICKEVDYAIPNKGFCASQNLHFYGYKLHAVCSISGVFQSFDLSPASVHDIHYLQDIRKQMSDCVLLGDKGYLSQTIQLDLFNQVNIQLETPKRKNQKGYKPQFYHFKKYRKRIETLFSQLCDQFMIRRNYAKTFEGFKTRILAKITTLTTIQYLNKFVFNRNINNLKINLV, via the coding sequence ATGAGCAACTTAGAAGCAAGTTACAAATTAATTTTGAAGGAATTGCGGAAAATTTCGGAAAAAGAGAATTTATATTTTAAACCAATAAAGCCTAAACTATCTGATATTGAATTAATTAGTTTAATAATCTTGTCAGAATTTAAATCGATTGATTCTGAACATCAGCTATTTAGAGAAATTAAGGGTTTTGAAATTGAATCTAAAATTGAGCGAAGTGTTTACAACAGAAGAAAAAGAAAATTATTTCCATTTATCGAAGAAATCAGAATGAAAATGGTAAAAAAATTTAATGAGTTTGAAAACTATTTTGTGGTCGATAGTATGCCCTTGGAAGTGTGTAAAATAACACGTTCTTCCAGAAGTAAAATATGTAAGGAGGTCGATTATGCCATTCCCAACAAGGGATTTTGTGCTTCACAAAATTTACATTTTTATGGCTATAAATTACACGCTGTTTGCTCAATTTCTGGTGTTTTTCAAAGTTTTGATTTATCTCCTGCCTCTGTCCACGATATTCATTATTTGCAGGATATAAGAAAGCAAATGTCTGATTGTGTTTTACTTGGAGATAAAGGTTATCTTTCACAAACCATTCAACTTGATTTATTTAACCAGGTCAATATCCAATTAGAAACTCCGAAAAGAAAAAATCAAAAAGGTTATAAACCTCAATTTTATCATTTCAAAAAATATAGAAAAAGAATTGAAACTCTGTTCTCACAATTGTGTGACCAATTTATGATTAGAAGAAATTACGCAAAGACCTTTGAAGGATTTAAAACAAGAATTCTGGCTAAAATTACAACACTGACAACTATTCAATATTTGAATAAATTTGTGTTTAATAGAAATATTAACAACCTAAAAATTAATCTCGTTTAA
- a CDS encoding porin family protein: MKKIMLMLAIAVTGMANAQEGTILVGGNVGITSEKVGDNKYSTFEFSPTVGYQFNENMTVGLQASIANSKDETSTMVGTTTSVSEYTENMFKIGAFYRYTQPLSDLFAVFADVSAGYQTAKAENTVTGMPATSLKANGFYAGITPALFINMKNSFGLNFSIGGLQYNSMTTDTTPSVKSSGFDFNFGKTVNIGISKNF; encoded by the coding sequence ATGAAAAAAATCATGTTAATGTTGGCAATTGCTGTAACAGGTATGGCAAATGCACAAGAAGGAACTATTTTAGTGGGCGGTAATGTTGGAATTACTTCTGAAAAAGTGGGAGATAATAAATATTCAACATTTGAATTTTCACCAACAGTTGGTTACCAATTCAACGAAAACATGACGGTTGGTTTACAAGCGTCTATTGCAAATTCAAAAGACGAAACATCTACGATGGTTGGTACAACTACTTCAGTTTCAGAATACACAGAAAACATGTTCAAAATCGGTGCATTTTATCGTTACACACAACCGTTAAGCGATTTATTTGCTGTTTTTGCTGATGTTTCTGCTGGTTACCAAACAGCTAAAGCAGAAAACACCGTTACTGGAATGCCTGCAACATCATTAAAAGCAAATGGTTTTTACGCGGGGATTACTCCAGCTTTGTTTATCAACATGAAAAACAGCTTTGGTTTAAACTTCTCAATCGGCGGTCTTCAATACAACTCAATGACAACTGATACTACACCATCTGTAAAATCATCTGGTTTTGATTTCAACTTTGGAAAAACGGTAAACATTGGTATTTCTAAAAACTTTTAA
- a CDS encoding T9SS type A sorting domain-containing protein: MKNLYFILFLITFQSTNAQLLWSDDFDGYTVGTLNTNLTGQTPGQGGWYVETLNLDSNAFVTPETGKGNVLVLKRTDQNSGYSQIILQQVPGILYNLWKNRIVGNNILKYEYEIYGSGSFNEGPKGGILHQNEVLIDLKYSSLHNHLIGRYFKSPKNSEVNLKKYNTSTFPSDAWIKVEMFIDYNTNNVFFYLQTLNLQGYGNFSHNLEPESISFSIYALNSLSIIKIDNMKISAIPTLPSYLNVDEFLTSKFNIFPNPASDIVTITNNENIGVEEIELYDVSGKNVKLQKFNNENEIQLNISDLASGTYMLYVKTNEGKAVKKVVKK, from the coding sequence ATGAAAAATCTTTACTTTATTTTATTTTTAATAACTTTTCAATCAACTAATGCACAATTGTTGTGGAGTGATGATTTTGATGGTTATACGGTTGGAACTTTAAATACAAATCTTACCGGGCAAACACCTGGGCAAGGTGGTTGGTATGTTGAAACACTAAATTTGGATTCAAACGCATTTGTCACGCCTGAAACAGGAAAAGGAAATGTTTTGGTTTTGAAAAGAACAGATCAGAATAGTGGTTATTCTCAAATAATTTTACAACAAGTACCTGGTATATTATATAATTTATGGAAAAACCGTATTGTGGGTAATAATATTTTAAAATATGAATATGAAATTTATGGTTCTGGATCATTTAATGAGGGACCAAAAGGAGGTATTCTCCATCAAAATGAAGTTTTAATAGATTTAAAATATAGTTCGCTTCATAATCATTTGATAGGAAGATATTTTAAATCTCCAAAAAATTCAGAAGTTAACTTGAAAAAATATAATACTTCTACTTTTCCATCTGACGCTTGGATTAAAGTAGAGATGTTTATAGATTATAACACAAATAATGTCTTTTTTTATTTGCAAACACTCAATCTTCAAGGATATGGAAATTTTTCTCACAATTTGGAACCTGAAAGTATATCTTTTTCTATATATGCACTAAATTCATTATCCATTATTAAAATAGATAACATGAAAATATCTGCCATTCCAACATTACCTTCTTATTTAAATGTTGATGAATTTTTAACGTCTAAATTTAATATTTTTCCAAATCCTGCATCAGATATCGTTACCATAACCAACAACGAAAACATAGGTGTTGAAGAGATAGAACTTTATGATGTAAGTGGAAAGAATGTTAAGTTACAAAAATTTAATAACGAAAACGAAATACAATTGAATATTTCAGATTTAGCCTCGGGTACGTATATGTTATATGTTAAAACCAACGAAGGTAAGGCTGTAAAAAAAGTAGTTAAAAAATAA
- the rsgA gene encoding ribosome small subunit-dependent GTPase A, with product MTGIVYKSTGSWYTVKADTNVFYECRIKGKFRMQGIKSTNPIAVGDKVDFELDNTADTVTGIITTIHERKNYLIRKSVNLSKQVHIIASNIDLLFILVTIDNPVTTTSFIDRLLVTAEAYDIEAVLVFNKVDTFSEETLNDQLYLQYIYESIGYRCLRVSAVEDKGLEKLKAEMTDKVSMFTGHSGVGKSTLVNALEPGLNLKTKEISEQHQQGQHTTTFAEMYDLSFNAKIIDTPGIRGFGIVDMEPQEVGDYFPEFFKLKDQCKFNNCLHREEPYCAVKDALDNDEISWSRYKSYIQILEGDEDNYRTDVYGNGKKTDE from the coding sequence ATGACCGGAATTGTTTATAAATCTACAGGCAGTTGGTACACCGTAAAAGCGGATACCAATGTTTTTTATGAATGTAGAATTAAAGGAAAATTTAGAATGCAAGGTATTAAAAGTACCAACCCAATTGCTGTTGGCGACAAGGTAGATTTTGAGTTAGACAACACTGCCGATACCGTCACAGGCATCATCACCACAATTCACGAGCGCAAAAACTACTTAATTCGCAAATCGGTAAACTTGTCTAAGCAGGTTCATATCATTGCATCAAACATAGATTTGCTTTTTATTTTGGTTACGATTGATAATCCCGTTACCACCACCAGTTTTATCGACCGTTTGTTGGTAACAGCCGAAGCATATGATATTGAAGCGGTTTTGGTTTTTAATAAAGTAGATACTTTTTCAGAAGAAACTCTGAATGATCAATTGTATTTGCAATATATATATGAAAGTATTGGCTATAGATGCTTGCGGGTTTCGGCTGTAGAGGACAAAGGTTTAGAAAAGTTAAAAGCAGAAATGACTGATAAAGTTTCCATGTTTACTGGTCATTCGGGTGTAGGGAAATCTACATTGGTGAATGCTTTGGAACCGGGTTTGAATTTAAAAACAAAAGAAATTTCCGAACAGCACCAACAAGGACAGCACACCACCACTTTTGCCGAAATGTATGATTTAAGTTTTAATGCAAAAATTATTGATACACCCGGAATTCGCGGTTTTGGAATCGTAGATATGGAACCACAAGAAGTGGGCGATTATTTCCCGGAGTTTTTTAAATTAAAAGATCAATGCAAGTTCAACAATTGTTTGCATAGAGAAGAACCATATTGTGCGGTAAAAGACGCATTAGATAACGATGAAATTTCATGGTCGCGTTATAAAAGCTACATCCAAATTTTAGAGGGTGATGAAGACAATTACCGAACCGACGTGTATGGCAACGGAAAAAAAACCGACGAATAA
- a CDS encoding chorismate mutase, translated as MTKVNEKALWFKELSGNNPLLIAGPCSAETPDQVLQIAHEIKNTATVFRAGIWKPRTRPGGFEGVGAIGLKWLQQVKAETGMLLATEVATAEHVELALAHGIDVLWIGARTTVNPFAVQEIADALQGTDKIVFIKNPVNPDLSLWIGGFERLQNAGIQKLGFIHRGFSSYEKVKYRNTPEWQIPIDLQIRFPEIPLINDPSHITGNRDLIEQVAQKALDLNFDGLMIETHCTPDLAWSDAAQQVTPAQLIAIVSNLVQRDLVNEEDSYVHEMQLFRTRIDEIDTQILRLLKDRMQIADEIGMLKKAKNVAVLQPERWQEVLIKMSREGKENKLGEAFITSLFKAIHDESITRQDHIINRK; from the coding sequence ATGACAAAAGTGAACGAAAAAGCTTTGTGGTTTAAAGAATTATCGGGCAATAACCCTTTATTAATCGCAGGTCCGTGCAGTGCAGAAACACCTGATCAAGTGCTTCAAATTGCGCATGAAATAAAAAATACCGCAACTGTTTTCCGTGCTGGTATCTGGAAACCACGAACACGTCCAGGCGGTTTTGAGGGTGTTGGTGCTATTGGTTTAAAATGGTTGCAACAAGTAAAGGCAGAGACTGGAATGCTTTTGGCTACCGAAGTTGCCACTGCAGAGCATGTGGAATTGGCATTAGCCCACGGTATCGATGTGCTGTGGATTGGTGCAAGAACCACTGTGAATCCTTTTGCGGTGCAAGAAATTGCCGATGCGTTGCAGGGAACCGATAAAATCGTTTTTATAAAAAATCCAGTAAATCCTGATTTAAGCCTTTGGATTGGTGGTTTTGAGCGTTTACAGAATGCCGGAATTCAAAAATTAGGGTTTATCCACCGCGGATTTTCAAGCTATGAAAAAGTAAAATACCGCAATACACCCGAATGGCAAATTCCTATTGATTTACAGATTCGCTTTCCGGAAATTCCATTGATTAATGATCCATCGCACATCACGGGAAATCGCGATTTGATTGAACAAGTAGCTCAAAAAGCTTTGGATCTAAATTTCGACGGATTGATGATTGAAACGCATTGCACACCCGATTTAGCATGGAGTGATGCCGCACAACAAGTAACTCCGGCGCAATTAATTGCCATTGTTTCAAATTTAGTGCAGCGCGATTTAGTGAACGAAGAAGATTCGTATGTACACGAAATGCAACTTTTTAGAACCCGAATTGATGAAATTGATACTCAAATTTTACGTTTATTAAAAGATCGCATGCAAATTGCCGATGAAATAGGAATGCTTAAAAAAGCCAAAAACGTAGCCGTTTTGCAACCAGAACGCTGGCAAGAAGTATTAATAAAAATGAGTCGCGAAGGCAAGGAAAATAAATTGGGCGAAGCATTCATCACCTCATTATTCAAGGCAATACACGATGAAAGCATCACCAGACAAGACCATATAATCAACAGAAAATAG
- the queA gene encoding tRNA preQ1(34) S-adenosylmethionine ribosyltransferase-isomerase QueA produces the protein MKLSNFNFNLPTELLAEFPAENRDESRLMVVNRKTGTIEHKLFKDLIDYFDEGDVMVLNNTKVFPARLYGNKEKTGARIEVFLLRELNSEQRLWDVLVDPARKIRIGNKLYFGDDDSLVAEVIDNTTSRGRTLRFLYDGSYEEFRLKLRELGETPIPKYINRDVTPEDEDRYQTIYATEEGAVAAPTAGLHFSKHLLKRLEIKGIDFAKITLHIGLGTFNPVEVEDLSKHKMDSEELIITQEACDVVNNAKAKKSKVCAVGTTSMRALESSVSSSHTLNPYQGWTNKFIFPPYDFSIADCMITNFHMPKSTLLMMISAFTGHDLMMKAYDEAVKEGYKFYSYGDAMLIL, from the coding sequence ATGAAGTTATCAAATTTTAATTTTAATTTACCAACCGAATTATTAGCAGAATTTCCTGCTGAAAACCGCGATGAATCTCGCTTAATGGTAGTAAACCGCAAAACAGGTACCATTGAACACAAGTTGTTCAAAGATTTAATCGATTATTTCGATGAAGGCGATGTAATGGTTCTAAACAACACCAAAGTTTTTCCGGCACGTTTGTATGGTAATAAAGAAAAAACCGGTGCACGTATCGAAGTGTTCTTATTGCGCGAATTAAATTCAGAGCAACGCCTTTGGGATGTTTTAGTAGATCCAGCCCGAAAAATTCGTATAGGAAATAAATTATATTTTGGCGATGATGATTCATTAGTAGCCGAAGTGATTGATAACACCACATCGCGCGGACGTACCCTACGCTTTTTGTACGATGGTTCGTATGAAGAATTTCGTTTAAAATTACGCGAATTAGGAGAAACTCCCATACCAAAATACATCAACCGCGATGTAACCCCAGAAGACGAAGACCGTTACCAAACCATTTATGCAACCGAAGAAGGCGCCGTAGCAGCACCCACAGCAGGTTTGCACTTTTCTAAGCATTTATTAAAAAGATTAGAAATAAAAGGCATTGATTTTGCAAAAATCACGCTGCATATAGGTTTAGGAACCTTTAACCCGGTGGAAGTAGAAGATTTATCAAAACACAAAATGGATTCAGAGGAATTAATCATTACCCAAGAAGCCTGTGATGTGGTAAACAACGCAAAAGCTAAAAAAAGTAAAGTTTGTGCCGTAGGTACCACCTCTATGCGTGCCTTAGAAAGCTCTGTTTCATCGAGCCACACACTAAATCCATACCAAGGTTGGACCAACAAGTTCATCTTTCCACCATACGATTTCAGCATAGCCGATTGTATGATAACCAACTTCCACATGCCCAAATCAACCTTATTAATGATGATTTCTGCATTTACAGGTCACGATTTAATGATGAAGGCATACGACGAAGCCGTAAAAGAAGGATATAAATTTTATTCGTATGGTGATGCCATGCTAATTTTATAG